The Candidatus Kryptobacter tengchongensis genome contains a region encoding:
- a CDS encoding Phosphopantothenate-cysteine ligase, which yields MLEGRKIVVGVTGGISAYKTCYVVRGLKKLGADVRVVMTPSATQFVTPLTFSTLSGNEVIVDMFPASTHQGTSVRTWHIDLALWAELMLIAPATANTIAKIAHGIADNFLTSLVLAVRCPVVLAPAMDVDMYLNEITQRNLKILKELGYLIIEPEEGELASGLVGIGRMAEPEKIVEFVKDFFAGVKFDLKGKKILVTAGPTYEPIDPVRFIGNWSSGKMGFEIAKASVHRGADVILISGPTYLNTPKNVKRIDVVTSDEMFDAVVKFYNEVDVVIMSAAVADYAPAQRFEKKLKKEDLPEGMLELKLKKTKDILKYLGDNKRNQILVGFALETDNAFENAIQKLKQKNLDFIVLNTLGEGSGFGCDTNIVTIISKDGKVESLPKMTKYEVAHKILDKVSQMFNKGEAKG from the coding sequence ATGCTGGAGGGCAGGAAAATAGTTGTTGGTGTAACAGGTGGAATTTCAGCATATAAAACTTGTTATGTTGTTCGTGGCTTGAAAAAGCTTGGGGCTGATGTTAGGGTTGTGATGACGCCGTCAGCAACGCAGTTTGTAACCCCGCTTACATTTTCAACTCTTTCAGGAAACGAGGTGATCGTTGATATGTTTCCGGCGTCAACACATCAAGGGACGAGTGTTCGCACATGGCACATTGACCTTGCTCTCTGGGCTGAACTTATGCTTATAGCTCCTGCGACTGCTAACACGATTGCGAAAATTGCCCATGGTATTGCCGATAATTTTTTAACATCACTTGTTCTCGCCGTGCGATGTCCCGTTGTGCTTGCGCCCGCTATGGATGTTGATATGTATTTAAATGAGATCACACAACGAAATTTGAAAATTTTAAAAGAGCTTGGCTATTTGATCATAGAACCTGAAGAAGGGGAACTTGCAAGTGGGCTTGTTGGGATTGGGAGAATGGCTGAACCTGAAAAGATTGTTGAGTTTGTGAAGGACTTTTTCGCTGGTGTTAAATTTGATCTGAAGGGCAAAAAGATATTGGTCACAGCAGGTCCGACATATGAACCAATTGATCCAGTTAGATTTATAGGAAATTGGTCATCTGGGAAGATGGGATTTGAAATTGCAAAGGCATCTGTGCATCGGGGGGCAGATGTAATTTTAATTTCAGGTCCAACATATCTTAACACCCCAAAAAATGTAAAGAGAATTGATGTTGTGACATCTGATGAAATGTTTGATGCTGTGGTCAAATTTTATAATGAGGTTGATGTTGTTATAATGTCAGCTGCGGTTGCAGATTACGCTCCAGCTCAAAGGTTTGAGAAGAAGCTTAAGAAAGAAGATTTACCCGAAGGAATGCTTGAATTAAAGTTGAAAAAGACAAAAGATATTCTTAAATATCTTGGAGATAACAAAAGGAATCAAATACTTGTTGGGTTTGCGCTTGAGACTGATAATGCGTTTGAAAATGCAATTCAAAAATTAAAACAAAAAAATCTTGATTTCATTGTTCTTAATACATTGGGTGAAGGTTCAGGTTTTGGATGTGATACGAACATAGTGACGATAATTTCAAAAGATGGGAAAGTTGAGAGTCTGCCGAAGATGACAAAGTATGAAGTTGCTCATAAAATTCTTGATAAGGTTTCGCAGATGTTTAATAAAGGTGAGGCAAAGGGATGA
- a CDS encoding 2-amino-4-hydroxy-6-hydroxymethyldihydropteridinediphosphokinase, which produces MSVAYLGIGSNLGDRIKYITRALVALSKLPKTRITRVSSLYETEPYGRKDQPWFINIVVEIFTELSPFELFKKCKAIETKLGRQTRERWAEREIDIDILLYDDLVISAEELQIPHPDMHNRRFVLIPLGEIAPGAFHPIFKKSISELLIECKDTTRIIHIPQKIDLKNIIEPEVREIKYIAIEGVIGAGKTSLAKMLGERLNAKIILEQYYENPFLEKFYQNRERYAFQTQIFFLLSRYRQQMELLQRDLFHEYLITDYIFDKDKIFAHINLRGDELKLYEMLVSLLEKNIPVPDLVIYLQASVERLMFNIRKRGRPFERNITEDYIRELSEAYNEFFFNQYKKSPVLVINVTDIDFVNSMEDFEDLMEKILSPRKSFFEYYNPGKK; this is translated from the coding sequence ATGTCGGTTGCATACCTTGGTATAGGTTCAAATCTTGGCGATAGGATCAAATACATAACAAGGGCTCTTGTTGCCTTATCAAAACTTCCAAAAACAAGGATAACACGAGTTTCATCTTTATATGAGACCGAGCCATACGGTAGAAAGGATCAGCCATGGTTTATAAATATCGTTGTTGAGATATTTACTGAATTAAGTCCGTTTGAACTTTTTAAAAAGTGCAAGGCGATAGAAACGAAACTTGGTCGTCAAACTCGTGAAAGATGGGCGGAGCGTGAAATTGACATTGATATTCTTTTATACGACGACCTTGTGATCTCGGCAGAGGAACTTCAGATTCCACATCCGGATATGCATAATCGTCGTTTTGTTTTGATACCGCTTGGTGAGATTGCCCCAGGGGCATTTCATCCAATTTTTAAGAAAAGCATTTCGGAACTTTTAATTGAGTGTAAGGACACAACAAGGATAATTCACATTCCACAAAAAATAGATTTGAAAAACATAATAGAGCCAGAGGTGAGAGAGATAAAGTATATAGCAATTGAAGGAGTTATAGGCGCAGGCAAAACATCACTTGCGAAAATGCTTGGTGAGCGCCTTAACGCAAAAATTATCCTTGAACAGTATTATGAAAACCCATTCCTTGAAAAATTTTATCAAAACAGGGAAAGATATGCATTTCAAACTCAGATATTTTTCCTTTTAAGCCGATATCGTCAACAGATGGAACTTCTGCAAAGGGATTTATTTCATGAGTATTTGATAACGGATTATATTTTTGACAAGGATAAAATTTTCGCACATATTAATTTAAGGGGAGACGAACTGAAACTTTATGAGATGCTTGTGAGTCTGCTTGAGAAAAATATCCCTGTGCCTGACCTTGTGATTTATCTTCAGGCAAGCGTTGAAAGATTAATGTTTAATATCCGAAAGCGTGGGCGACCGTTTGAGAGAAATATAACCGAAGATTATATTCGTGAGCTTTCTGAAGCATATAATGAGTTTTTCTTCAATCAATATAAAAAATCGCCAGTTCTTGTCATAAATGTGACGGATATTGATTTCGTAAATAGCATGGAAGATTTTGAAGATCTGATGGAAAAAATTTTAAGTCCAAGGAAATCTTTCTTTGAATATTATAACCCTGGAAAAAAGTAA
- a CDS encoding heptosyltransferase-2 — MKGIRETFKKIDPFRNKGIKLFFINLLKKFFKDQLLVRIDKSERVDINFGDVKKILIVRQHNQLGDMLCAVPLLRAIRQRFRNAKVTLITSPVNYEVVKDNPFVDEVLNFDKVKFFISPSKIFEFVRKLKSGFDIAIVPVTVSISTTSNLLAYFSNARVRIGPASLDGKENPTAFLFNYQVDLDWRSEEKKHQTERNLDIVRPFGIDTDDLSYVIPYFDEDREFAEKILSIGGNFRFVIGYHPGAGKVKNRWSADNFAELALKLANKFNAFTLITAGPMDDEPVERMKKQIDGKIEYLILRNERISRIVAVIDKIDLFITNDTGIMHVAGATSTPVISLFGSTNPYQWSPLNKDKFFIWSRTGDINDIKIEEVYKLAVEILSRKSKSA; from the coding sequence ATGAAAGGAATTAGAGAAACCTTCAAAAAGATTGATCCTTTCAGAAACAAGGGAATAAAATTATTTTTTATCAACCTTCTGAAGAAGTTTTTTAAGGATCAACTTTTGGTAAGGATTGACAAATCGGAAAGAGTGGATATTAATTTCGGGGATGTGAAAAAAATTTTAATTGTGAGACAGCACAATCAGCTCGGGGATATGCTCTGTGCAGTTCCTCTTCTTAGGGCTATCCGTCAGAGGTTTCGGAATGCAAAAGTTACGCTTATTACAAGCCCTGTAAATTATGAGGTGGTTAAAGATAACCCATTTGTTGATGAAGTTTTAAATTTTGATAAGGTAAAATTTTTTATATCACCTTCAAAGATTTTTGAATTTGTAAGAAAGCTTAAATCTGGTTTTGACATTGCAATTGTCCCTGTGACTGTTTCAATTTCAACGACGAGTAATTTGCTTGCTTATTTTTCAAATGCAAGAGTTCGCATTGGACCTGCGTCGCTTGACGGAAAGGAAAATCCGACAGCATTTCTTTTCAATTATCAAGTTGATCTTGACTGGCGAAGTGAGGAGAAAAAGCACCAGACGGAGAGAAATCTTGATATTGTGCGACCTTTTGGAATTGACACAGATGATTTAAGTTATGTTATTCCGTATTTTGATGAAGACAGGGAATTTGCGGAAAAAATTTTGAGCATAGGTGGAAATTTTAGATTTGTGATCGGATATCATCCGGGGGCTGGAAAAGTGAAAAACAGATGGAGCGCGGATAATTTTGCGGAACTTGCTCTTAAACTTGCCAACAAGTTCAACGCTTTTACGCTGATAACCGCTGGACCAATGGATGATGAACCTGTTGAGAGAATGAAAAAACAAATTGATGGTAAGATTGAATATCTCATCCTGAGGAATGAAAGAATTAGCAGAATAGTTGCAGTAATTGATAAAATAGATCTTTTCATCACCAACGACACAGGTATAATGCATGTTGCTGGAGCGACATCCACGCCCGTAATTTCCCTTTTTGGCTCAACCAATCCATATCAATGGTCCCCACTTAACAAAGATAAGTTTTTCATTTGGTCAAGAACGGGAGATATAAACGATATAAAGATTGAAGAGGTTTATAAGCTTGCTGTGGAAATTTTGAGTAGAAAAAGTAAATCAGCGTGA
- a CDS encoding dihydroneopterin aldolase — MSTIGIIRIKNAIFYGYHGVHSSEQNSGGRFEVDVELHCDISEATVTDSLNSTIDYEQVYNFLKNLITERKFYLIESLASKIAQGLIEKFDKVQKVIVKVRKPSPPVGGVVDCVEVELEVKKD, encoded by the coding sequence ATGAGCACAATAGGAATAATAAGGATTAAAAATGCGATCTTTTACGGTTATCATGGTGTTCATTCATCTGAACAAAATTCCGGTGGGAGATTTGAGGTTGATGTTGAACTTCACTGCGATATTTCGGAGGCTACGGTGACTGATTCGTTGAACAGCACAATTGATTATGAGCAAGTTTATAATTTTTTGAAAAATTTGATAACGGAGAGGAAATTTTATTTGATTGAGTCTCTTGCATCAAAAATTGCGCAGGGTTTGATTGAAAAATTTGACAAAGTTCAAAAGGTGATCGTCAAAGTTCGCAAGCCTTCTCCGCCAGTTGGTGGGGTGGTTGATTGCGTTGAGGTTGAACTTGAAGTTAAAAAAGATTAA
- a CDS encoding replicative DNA helicase, producing MAIEKGLKQEFPLEKITRDYKLTSVPEPKEIIPKVPPQAPELEVAVLSAMIIDPDCIPNVVEILKPECFYKEEHQIIYKVIVELFSAGKTVDLYILNQELKKNGLLEKVGGTAYLTEISNAVATSANVEEYARVIHDKFILREIIKMSNVLANLAFKEDADAFDLLDFAERRLLEISAEKFKSEITPFKKTLKEVLEKYEVINREKVHLTGVPSGFPEIDVMTGGFQKSDLIIIAGRPGMGKTAFALSIARNAAVEGKVPVGIFSLEMSLEQITLRLLCMEANVDMHALRTGRLSPDEWQRISGLVGRISDAPIFIDDTPALSTLELRAKARRLKAEHDIGLIIVDYLQLMQSPKAESREREISMISRSLKSLAKELEIPVIALSQLRRAVEERGDKRPMLSDLRESGSLEQDADVVIFVHRPEYYGITSYEDGAPTEGTAEIIISKQRNGPIGSVRLSFLRHSTKFARLEVMRREPGEEEGFRKTETLGQHPF from the coding sequence ATGGCAATTGAAAAAGGTCTAAAGCAGGAATTTCCACTTGAAAAGATAACAAGGGATTATAAATTAACATCAGTTCCTGAACCAAAAGAAATTATCCCGAAAGTTCCACCTCAAGCCCCAGAGCTTGAAGTTGCAGTTCTATCTGCAATGATAATTGATCCCGACTGTATCCCAAATGTTGTTGAGATTTTGAAACCGGAGTGCTTTTATAAAGAGGAACACCAGATCATTTATAAGGTGATAGTTGAACTTTTTTCGGCGGGGAAAACCGTTGATCTTTATATTTTAAACCAGGAACTGAAAAAGAATGGTTTGCTTGAAAAGGTTGGAGGGACTGCATATTTAACTGAAATTTCAAATGCTGTTGCAACATCTGCAAATGTTGAGGAATATGCGCGCGTTATTCACGATAAATTTATTCTTCGCGAGATAATAAAAATGTCTAATGTGCTCGCAAATCTTGCCTTTAAAGAGGACGCTGATGCTTTTGATTTGCTTGACTTTGCTGAAAGAAGGTTGCTTGAAATCTCGGCTGAAAAATTTAAATCTGAAATCACGCCATTCAAAAAAACTTTAAAAGAGGTCCTTGAGAAATATGAGGTGATAAATAGGGAAAAGGTGCATTTAACCGGTGTGCCAAGCGGATTTCCCGAGATTGATGTTATGACTGGTGGTTTTCAAAAATCCGATCTCATAATTATTGCAGGTAGACCCGGAATGGGTAAAACCGCTTTTGCGCTTTCAATCGCAAGAAACGCAGCAGTTGAGGGTAAAGTGCCCGTTGGTATATTCTCTCTTGAGATGTCGCTTGAACAGATAACATTAAGATTGCTCTGTATGGAAGCAAATGTTGATATGCACGCTTTAAGAACGGGAAGATTGTCACCAGATGAATGGCAGAGGATATCTGGACTTGTTGGCAGGATAAGTGACGCTCCTATATTCATTGATGACACACCTGCTTTGAGCACACTTGAACTCCGGGCAAAGGCAAGGCGCTTGAAAGCTGAGCATGACATTGGGCTTATAATTGTGGATTACCTTCAACTTATGCAATCACCCAAAGCCGAGTCAAGAGAGCGTGAAATTTCAATGATATCAAGGTCTTTGAAATCGCTTGCTAAAGAGCTTGAGATCCCAGTTATTGCTCTTTCACAGCTTAGAAGAGCTGTTGAGGAAAGGGGAGATAAAAGACCGATGCTTTCAGATTTGCGTGAAAGTGGTTCACTTGAACAAGATGCTGATGTTGTTATTTTCGTTCATAGACCCGAGTATTATGGTATAACTTCGTATGAAGATGGAGCACCGACAGAGGGGACAGCTGAAATAATCATAAGCAAACAAAGAAATGGACCAATTGGAAGTGTGCGGTTGAGTTTCTTAAGACATTCAACGAAATTTGCACGGCTTGAGGTTATGAGAAGAGAACCAGGGGAAGAGGAGGGTTTTAGGAAAACTGAAACTTTGGGGCAACACCCATTTTAA
- a CDS encoding Reverse gyrase, with the protein MQDLDVIYLNFHDSESATLDELLSGKIKLNKIVHEDIDKIFEPFGFKPWGAQRLWARRFLKGESFAMLAPTGSGKTTTTIALALLKKSLILLPNSTLAFQVAQKIQNFARNKKIVQIHSLAPKPKPDEISNADVIITTSASIVRNKKLFESLRTNAVFIDDVDGFLRRSQAIDTVLKILGITEEQIELAKKIVSKKVEDENISEVRSKIKINNGQIVISGATQTAKRTLRVKILREIFGFDIGQTYSFTRNIIDAYYIPEKEMKEELIELIRKLGRGAIVYVRGSEKAEQLADFLSENGIKAKAYVKASKKIFQAFENGEIDVLIGTSSRRSSLVRGVDLPTALRYTIFFEIPRMEITIDRETFSPRKMIIAISHITKHLEGEERQKAIDIIENLSKIIDLTPSNLEKIKSKDFNPDSDKVSDFMKFAYKVMIESLEFFNQVSSRSEIIEKTGISGNSIVTPDSFAYIQASGRTSRLTIGGLTKGLSILMIDDRRAFELMKEQLEPLDVKFVNIKELDIEKVIEEINLTRELKVGVDIEFNSQLLIVESPTKSRTISYFFGKPLKSKIDGLQVFEVMAPNMLLLVTASRGHITDLAIRQPGFGAKIIDSKLEVKFEITKPDVVASLQKLAENVDEVLIATDPDAEGEKIAWDLKCLLYPFNQNIKRLRWHEITKRAIIEGLKNPEEFDLNLLKAQILRKVEDAWIGLELSKIVQKKFNREDLSAGRVQTPVLGWVCERTKESKKKIAQINVQLENNLRLTFTAQPEESEKIKSIESVKIFDLSEEITEQNPLPPYTTDSLLQDGIYTLNLPASDVMSLAQELFESGLITYHRTDSIRVSNFGINLARQYLERENLSSYFKARTWATEEGAHECIRPTRPLSSFELETDIDAKLLLLQTKLSKKHIKLYDLIFKRFIASQMSSAKIRIYKLKAQLGDIIQEFQLTGEVVENGFNLISPIKTSGVIKPGEYKITQLQVRLISEKPLYTEANLIQLMREKRIGRPSTYAPTVQKLKDRGYVQSFNGRLAGTRLGFNVFNFLISKYEPLINEERTRIVLEAVDKIENGEESFIDKVIEFRKEVDNFVKKVKIY; encoded by the coding sequence ATGCAAGACCTTGATGTGATATACTTGAATTTTCACGATTCCGAAAGCGCAACGCTTGATGAGCTCTTAAGCGGTAAAATTAAACTCAATAAAATCGTTCACGAAGATATAGATAAAATTTTTGAACCATTTGGCTTCAAACCATGGGGTGCACAAAGATTATGGGCAAGGAGATTCTTAAAGGGCGAAAGTTTCGCAATGCTTGCACCAACGGGAAGCGGTAAAACAACGACGACCATTGCACTGGCTCTTCTAAAAAAATCACTTATACTCCTCCCTAACTCAACCCTTGCTTTTCAAGTTGCCCAAAAAATTCAAAACTTCGCAAGGAATAAAAAAATCGTTCAAATACACTCCCTCGCCCCAAAACCAAAGCCAGATGAGATAAGCAACGCAGATGTAATCATAACAACATCTGCTTCAATCGTCAGAAATAAAAAACTTTTTGAATCCTTAAGAACCAATGCTGTGTTCATTGATGATGTTGACGGATTCCTCCGTAGATCACAAGCAATAGATACGGTGCTAAAAATTTTAGGTATAACCGAAGAACAAATTGAACTTGCGAAAAAAATCGTCAGCAAAAAGGTTGAGGATGAAAATATAAGCGAAGTTCGTTCAAAGATAAAAATCAACAATGGACAAATCGTAATCTCTGGCGCCACACAAACAGCGAAAAGAACTCTACGAGTCAAAATTTTAAGGGAGATATTCGGATTTGACATTGGGCAAACTTATTCATTCACACGAAATATAATTGATGCCTACTACATCCCTGAAAAAGAAATGAAAGAAGAACTTATTGAGCTTATAAGAAAACTTGGGCGTGGCGCAATAGTTTATGTCAGAGGTAGCGAAAAAGCAGAGCAACTTGCTGACTTCCTCTCTGAAAATGGGATAAAGGCAAAAGCATATGTAAAAGCTTCAAAAAAGATATTTCAAGCATTTGAGAATGGTGAAATTGATGTCCTCATCGGAACCTCATCCCGACGCTCCTCCCTCGTGCGCGGTGTTGACCTCCCAACCGCTTTGAGATATACAATATTTTTTGAAATTCCAAGAATGGAAATAACCATTGATCGCGAGACATTCTCACCAAGGAAAATGATTATAGCCATAAGCCATATCACAAAACATCTTGAAGGAGAAGAAAGACAAAAAGCAATTGACATAATTGAAAATCTCTCAAAAATAATTGACCTCACACCGTCAAACCTTGAAAAGATAAAGTCAAAAGATTTCAACCCTGATTCGGATAAAGTTTCAGATTTTATGAAGTTTGCCTATAAGGTGATGATTGAATCACTTGAGTTTTTCAACCAAGTTTCATCAAGAAGTGAGATAATTGAAAAAACTGGAATTTCAGGAAATTCTATTGTAACTCCTGACTCATTTGCTTACATTCAGGCATCGGGACGAACAAGTAGATTAACAATTGGAGGCTTAACCAAAGGGCTTTCAATTCTGATGATTGATGATCGTAGGGCATTTGAGCTAATGAAAGAACAACTTGAACCGCTTGATGTTAAATTTGTGAACATCAAAGAGCTTGACATTGAAAAAGTTATTGAAGAGATAAATCTTACACGTGAGCTTAAGGTTGGGGTTGATATAGAATTTAACTCCCAGCTTCTCATTGTTGAATCGCCCACAAAATCAAGAACAATAAGTTATTTCTTCGGTAAGCCATTAAAAAGCAAGATTGATGGATTACAGGTCTTTGAGGTTATGGCACCGAATATGCTTCTTCTTGTGACCGCATCACGCGGACATATTACAGACCTTGCCATAAGGCAACCTGGATTTGGGGCGAAGATTATTGATTCAAAACTTGAGGTGAAATTTGAAATTACAAAACCAGATGTAGTCGCATCACTTCAAAAACTCGCGGAAAATGTTGACGAGGTTTTAATTGCAACCGACCCCGATGCCGAAGGTGAAAAAATTGCCTGGGATCTGAAATGCCTGCTTTACCCATTCAACCAAAATATAAAAAGATTAAGATGGCATGAGATCACAAAAAGAGCAATTATTGAAGGGCTTAAAAACCCAGAAGAATTTGATTTAAACCTTTTGAAAGCGCAGATCTTAAGAAAAGTTGAGGATGCATGGATAGGGCTTGAGCTTTCAAAAATAGTTCAGAAAAAATTTAATCGTGAGGATTTAAGCGCCGGAAGAGTTCAAACACCAGTCCTTGGCTGGGTATGTGAAAGAACAAAGGAAAGCAAAAAGAAAATTGCACAGATAAATGTCCAGCTTGAAAATAATCTGCGTTTGACATTTACAGCACAACCTGAGGAATCAGAAAAAATAAAATCAATTGAATCTGTCAAAATTTTTGATCTAAGCGAGGAAATAACCGAGCAAAATCCGTTGCCACCCTATACAACTGATTCGCTTCTCCAAGATGGAATTTATACCCTCAATCTTCCAGCAAGTGATGTCATGTCGCTTGCCCAGGAACTTTTTGAAAGCGGTTTAATCACATATCATAGGACGGATTCAATTAGGGTGAGTAATTTTGGAATTAACCTAGCTCGTCAATATCTTGAGCGAGAAAACCTTTCTTCCTATTTTAAAGCCAGAACCTGGGCAACCGAAGAGGGAGCACACGAATGCATAAGACCGACAAGACCCCTTAGCTCGTTTGAACTTGAAACAGATATTGACGCAAAACTTTTACTCCTGCAAACGAAGTTAAGCAAAAAACATATAAAACTTTATGATCTTATCTTTAAACGCTTCATCGCAAGCCAGATGTCATCAGCGAAGATTAGAATTTATAAGCTTAAAGCCCAACTTGGTGATATTATCCAAGAATTTCAACTTACTGGTGAAGTGGTTGAAAATGGATTTAACTTAATTTCACCGATAAAAACATCAGGAGTGATCAAGCCAGGTGAATATAAAATAACACAACTCCAAGTTCGTCTCATCAGCGAAAAACCACTTTACACCGAAGCAAACCTAATCCAATTGATGCGAGAAAAAAGAATCGGACGACCCAGCACCTATGCTCCAACCGTGCAAAAACTTAAAGATAGAGGCTATGTTCAAAGCTTTAATGGAAGATTAGCAGGAACACGACTTGGCTTCAATGTTTTCAATTTTTTAATCTCAAAGTATGAACCACTCATAAATGAGGAAAGAACAAGAATTGTCCTTGAAGCAGTGGATAAGATAGAAAATGGCGAAGAAAGTTTCATAGATAAAGTAATTGAATTTAGAAAGGAAGTTGATAATTTTGTCAAAAAAGTGAAAATTTACTGA
- a CDS encoding DNA polymerase, translating into MKREIKKVLDEAKRYLIQQESLFGDEIVLPKGEEEKEKQTQHEQASAKKAIGDEQFGVDPTWVDSKTLDELERKIKNCVKCPLGKMRTNFVFGVGNPNSEVVFIGEAPGADEDLQGEPFVGRAGQLLNQLLAGVGFRRDEVYICNVLKCRPPGNRDPQTSEIEACSPYLIKQLEIIKPKLIVSLGRFPVQTLLRTNASLTSLRGQIFEWRGIKMIATYHPAAALRNQQWKRPLLEDLRKAREILYGK; encoded by the coding sequence ATGAAAAGGGAAATAAAAAAGGTTTTAGATGAGGCGAAGCGATATTTGATTCAGCAGGAAAGTTTGTTTGGGGATGAGATAGTTTTACCAAAGGGTGAAGAAGAAAAAGAAAAGCAAACTCAACATGAGCAAGCTTCAGCTAAAAAAGCGATAGGAGACGAACAATTTGGGGTTGATCCAACATGGGTGGACTCAAAAACACTTGATGAACTTGAAAGGAAGATAAAGAATTGTGTTAAGTGCCCGCTTGGGAAAATGAGAACAAATTTTGTCTTTGGTGTTGGAAATCCCAACTCTGAGGTCGTTTTTATAGGTGAAGCTCCAGGGGCTGATGAAGATTTGCAGGGTGAACCGTTTGTGGGAAGGGCAGGTCAACTTTTAAATCAACTTCTTGCAGGAGTTGGATTCAGAAGAGATGAGGTTTATATTTGCAATGTTTTAAAATGTCGTCCACCCGGGAATAGGGATCCACAAACCTCCGAGATAGAAGCATGTAGTCCGTATTTAATAAAGCAACTTGAGATAATTAAACCAAAATTGATTGTTTCGCTTGGGCGTTTTCCGGTTCAGACACTTTTGAGAACTAACGCATCGCTTACTTCACTTCGTGGACAAATTTTTGAATGGCGCGGAATTAAAATGATTGCGACATATCATCCAGCAGCAGCTTTAAGAAATCAGCAATGGAAGCGACCACTTCTTGAGGATTTACGCAAAGCGCGGGAGATTCTTTATGGGAAATAA